The Lepidochelys kempii isolate rLepKem1 chromosome 2, rLepKem1.hap2, whole genome shotgun sequence genomic interval TGTTATCAAATTGGAATAaagaaaatcttttattttatatttccacTTCGGATCTCTTTTGTGACTTCTTGAAGGAGAGTAAAATATGTTGCTACCTTCTTGCACAAGGAAATGAGAAGTTTTCTGTGTAGACCCTTGTCTCTCCTAATAAAATTTCATGTGCAAAGATCTTAAAAGTGTTTTACACACCAGCTATGCCACACACTAAGTCTCTGAGGCAAGTATTGGCTCTATTTTATACATGAACAAACTGCAGAGCAGGCAGAttaaaggccaacattttcaaaagaggccTCTGACTTGAAATGCCTTAGTTCTGAGACAACTTGGCCCTATTATCAGTGGTGTTCAGCACCAAAAATCCAGCTGCAGTAAGCTGGAACTGTGGGTGTTCCCTGGAAATCAGGTCTGTGGGCTCTCAAAAACTGTGTCAGTAGCCAGGCTGCCAAAGGGCAGCTGCCTCGTCCTTCATTGAGGTAGCAGCACCTAGACATCCAGAGGCTGGATTCAATGAACACCTCAAAGACTTGTGGTGTAGCGAGGACTctgttggaattgcaagctatcatTTTAaggcggcggggaggggggagggaatttTCCTGGCTTTGCTTGCAGGCTACAGGGCACTGTAGCAAAGCATGCCAGCGCTGCCAGAAGTCGTCAGTCAGTTGTTTTGCCTTGTTGTTgtagggagcagcctgtcttcccGGCCCCGTTTTGAGGTTCTTGTTCTGCATCCTAAAAAATAAAGCAGTATTATATTGCAACTTTCCAGCAAGAGcttttatctaatttctctgtgcATATGCTGTGAGCATAACAGATCTCGGTCCTGATGCAGGAATAACAGCCGCTGCCTTGGAAGCAGGGTTACGTGAGTGCTTCAGGTAGGAAGCTAAACCTGCTGAAACCAACAGTGTTGTAGATACCAAATCAAATCCAAATCCCTTCAAGTTCCAGGGGTGGCCTAGCAGATCAGCCTAGAAAGCCCAGCCAGTTTTTAGGGAATGTTGGAAAAGATTTTAGATTCAGAACAGATGCTGAATTCAAGGTCAAGTCTGAAGAGTTCTGGTTGGCTGCCAAACTTGAAGCCAGAGCTACACACATCTCTAGGTCAGCCAGCTGCATG includes:
- the LOC140906153 gene encoding uncharacterized protein, with amino-acid sequence MSTPSWLIRKNREVNMDNYVVSRHDQEICQVAYRRTGVLSKCGNHHDAETTPSLELPSSVLGVGLLWELFPRRLFWGLVPLTVTETRGCSCEVAILQENAVVCISQLSRWMQNKNLKTGPGRQAAPYNNKAKQLTDDFWQRWHALLQCPVACKQSQENSLPPPRRLKMIACNSNRVLATPQVFEVFIESSLWMSRCCYLNEGRGSCPLAAWLLTQFLRAHRPDFQGTPTVPAYCSWIFGAEHH